Proteins found in one Panthera tigris isolate Pti1 chromosome B3, P.tigris_Pti1_mat1.1, whole genome shotgun sequence genomic segment:
- the NGB gene encoding neuroglobin: MERPEPELIRQSWRAVSRSPLEHGTVLFARLFDLEPDLLPLFQYNCRQFSSPEDCLSSPEFLDHIRKVMFVIDTAVTNVEDLSSLEEYLAGLGKKHRAVGVKFSSFSTVGESLLYMLEKCLGPAFTPAMRAAWSQLYGAVVQAMSRGWDGE, translated from the exons ATGGAGCGCCCGGAGCCCGAGCTGATCCGGCAGAGCTGGCGGGCGGTGAGCCGCAGCCCGCTGGAGCATGGCACCGTGCTGTTCGCCAG GCTGTTTGACCTGGAGCCTGACCTGCTGCCCCTCTTCCAGTACAACTGCCGCCAGTTCTCCAGCCCAGAGGACTGCCTGTCCTCCCCCGAGTTCCTGGACCACATCAGGAAG GTGATGTTCGTGATTGACACTGCGGTGACCAATGTAGAGGACCTGTCCTCGCTGGAGGAGTACCTTGCTGGTCTGGGCAAGAAGCACCGTGCCGTGGGTGTGAAGTTCAGCTCCTTCTCG ACGGTGGGTGAGTCCCTGCTCTACATGCTGGAGAAGTGCCTGGGCCCTGCGTTCACACCAGCCATGCGGGCCGCCTGGAGCCAGCTCTACGGGGCCGTGGTACAGGCCATGAGTCGAGGCTGGGATGGCGAGTAA